The Amycolatopsis mongoliensis genome includes a window with the following:
- a CDS encoding sugar transferase, translating into MEESVRPSYTVSKPPPHIDLQAIPRPAQRDGKPAEAAGTPPPKALPAAWEARYRAWVIGSDVFITLLVIAISAFVIDRVAPHDMHAFGTILAVFVSLPVSRAWSPRVLGEGAEEYRTLGRGFITAAVLVALGGLLFGALEVQVWVFVVVPAIALVAFPQRYLLRQVLHRKRAKGLCLLPVMAAGSPETVADLIARTKSEAHVGWRVEAACTFTGHGAERDSGEIDGVPVVGRLDELSRYVRRGGYRVVAITADQYWTPKRLQRLAWDMEGTGAEMVVAPVLMEVAGPRLNVTGVLGMPLLRVTAPMFTGGRRVVKEIVDRAGSALLLTLLSPLLLVIALAIKLNDRGPVIYRQRRVGRDGATFTMLKFRTMVTNADEIRKTLEQENEGAGPLFKMKRDPRITRVGGFLRRYSLDEVPQLFNVVSGKMSLVGPRPPLPEETAQYAPDARRRLLVKPGLTGLWQVSGRSDLTWAESIRLDLRYVEDWSLALDLVILWKTFRAVMGGQGAY; encoded by the coding sequence CCGCTCAGCGGGACGGCAAACCGGCCGAGGCGGCCGGGACGCCGCCCCCCAAGGCGCTGCCGGCGGCCTGGGAGGCGAGATACAGAGCCTGGGTCATCGGCAGCGACGTCTTCATAACGCTGCTGGTGATCGCGATCAGCGCGTTCGTCATCGATCGCGTTGCCCCGCACGACATGCACGCCTTCGGGACGATCCTCGCCGTGTTCGTCTCGCTCCCGGTCAGCCGGGCCTGGAGCCCGCGCGTGCTCGGCGAAGGGGCGGAGGAGTACCGCACGCTGGGCCGCGGCTTCATCACCGCGGCCGTCCTGGTCGCGCTGGGCGGCCTGCTGTTCGGCGCGCTCGAGGTCCAGGTCTGGGTGTTCGTCGTCGTCCCGGCGATCGCGCTCGTCGCGTTCCCGCAGCGGTACCTGCTGCGCCAGGTGCTGCACCGCAAGCGCGCCAAGGGACTCTGCCTGCTGCCGGTGATGGCGGCGGGCAGCCCGGAAACCGTCGCCGACCTGATCGCGCGCACCAAGTCCGAAGCACACGTCGGCTGGCGCGTCGAGGCGGCGTGCACGTTCACCGGCCACGGCGCCGAGCGCGACAGCGGCGAAATCGACGGTGTCCCGGTGGTCGGGAGGCTGGACGAACTTTCGCGGTACGTGCGGCGCGGCGGCTACCGGGTCGTGGCGATCACCGCGGACCAGTACTGGACGCCGAAGCGGTTGCAGCGGCTGGCCTGGGACATGGAGGGCACCGGCGCGGAGATGGTCGTGGCGCCCGTGCTGATGGAGGTGGCCGGGCCCCGGCTCAACGTCACCGGCGTGCTGGGGATGCCCCTGCTGCGCGTCACGGCGCCGATGTTCACCGGCGGCCGCCGCGTGGTGAAGGAGATCGTGGACCGGGCGGGCTCGGCGCTGCTGCTGACCCTGCTTTCCCCGCTGCTGCTGGTGATCGCGCTGGCGATCAAGCTGAACGACCGCGGCCCGGTGATCTACCGCCAGCGCCGCGTCGGCCGCGACGGCGCGACGTTCACCATGCTCAAGTTCCGCACGATGGTCACGAACGCCGACGAAATCCGGAAGACCCTCGAACAGGAGAACGAAGGCGCGGGCCCGCTCTTCAAGATGAAGCGTGATCCGCGGATCACCCGCGTGGGTGGTTTCCTGCGCCGGTATTCGCTCGACGAGGTGCCCCAGCTGTTCAACGTCGTGTCCGGGAAGATGTCGCTCGTCGGCCCGCGGCCACCGCTGCCGGAGGAGACCGCGCAGTACGCGCCGGACGCCCGCCGCCGGCTGCTCGTGAAGCCGGGCCTGACCGGGCTCTGGCAGGTGAGCGGGCGCAGCGACCTCACGTGGGCGGAGTCCATCCGGCTCGACCTGCGCTATGTCGAGGACTGGTCGCTGGCGCTCGACCTGGTGATCCTCTGGAAGACGTTCCGCGCGGTGATGGGCGGGCAGGGCGCCTACTGA